The sequence TTTCAAACTTCCTCCTCTGGCAGGCTGCCTACAGCGAACTCTATTTCAGTGATGTATACTGGCCGACATTCAGCCTTCTTGATTTTCTCAGGGCCATACGCTCCTATCAGCTAAGGCGGAGGAGATTCGGAAGCTGAAACGCGATCGTCGGCTAAAATCTTCCTGAGTCTTGAACCGTAAAACAGATATTCCTGAGCGTATCCCGCAAATCTTCCGAAATGTTCCATTGCCCATTCCCTCACTTTCCGAATAGGCACAGTTCTGCCGTCAAAATAGAGCAGTTCCACGCCTCTCTTTACCCAGCGGTCAACAGGGAAGGCTTCAAGCTTGTCCATCGAGAAAAGCAGGACACAATCTGCAACCTTGGGTCCGACACCGTTGAATTCGTTCAGTATTTCAAATGCCCTGTCGTAATCCATCCTTCTGAGCGAGCTGAGGTCTATCCCCTCATCCCTTACCTTTTTCGCAGCATCTGCCAGATACCTCGATCTGAAGCCCAGTTTCATCGACCGTAATTCAGATTCCCGCGCATTGGCCAGTGCATCTATTGTGGGAAATGTCCAGAAAGTTCTGCCTTCATAATGCACTTCATCGCCGTAACGAGAAGAGAGCCTTTCAACGTCTCCTCTTATTTTCGGTATGTTGGAATTTATTGAGCAAATGTAGGATGCGAGGCATTCCCACGGGTCCTGCCTCATAAGACGCAATCCCGCGTATTTCCTCAGTGCCGCTTCTATATTGTCATCCCTGGAAATCTCTTCCATTATTGTTTTGATGTTGTCGTCAAATCTGAATAATTCTCCGATCGCACCAAGCACGCCGAAATATCCTGTATCGGGGCTCATTGAAACCATCAGTTCGTTCGCTCTCTGTCTTATCTTCAGTATTCTGCGCCCCTGAACGCAGTAGTAGTAGGAACCCGTTCTGTTCCATCTGAAGGCCTGCCCGCACTCAACCGTCAGCTTTAGATTGAACGGTTCCAAAACATTTACAGAGATGTGTTTTCCGCTTCCATGCTGCTCGGCAGAGTCGGAGTTTTCTGTTCGAGAGAGGGACTTCATTCACCTCTCAGTAATGGACACAGGTAATAAAGGAATTCTCAGAACCGCTCGGTACCGGAAACGGGACTGAAATAATTCACATGAATAAATACAGGTATTGTACTATTGAACCGACATGAACGGACACGGATGGAGAGCCTGAAATGAGGAAGGTGTTTGTCGTAGGAAGCTCAATGTCAAAATTCGGAAGGATGAATGAAACAGGAAGGGAATCGCTAGCAACTGTCTCACTTAATGCAATAAATGACGCCGGAATAGAACCTACTGAAATCGATTCGACATTTTATTCCAATGCATTCGGCATCACCGAAGGGCAGCTGCATGTGGGGCCGCTGATCAATTCGGCCCTGGGCATTCCCGAAGTGCCTTCAGTGACTGTGGAAAGCGCCTGCTCGAGCTCCTCTGCAGCGCTACATGAGGCTTATGTGCACGTGGCAAGCGGTCAGGATGAAGTCTGTCTCGTTGCCGGAGGGGAAAAGCTGAGCCACCTTGACACTCTTTCAGCCACAACATATTTTGCAATGGGTTCCGATTTTTCATTTGAAGCCAGCAGCGGTGTTACTTTCCCGGGTCTGTATGCCAGTATGGCCATTGCACATATGAAAAAATACGGCACAACACAGAATATGCTCGGTGCAGTTGCCATCAAGAATCATGAAAACGCTGCCAAAAATCCGCTAGCCCATTTCCACAAGAGGATAACAATGGAGAATTATCTCGAGTCTCCGGTTGTCGCATACCCCTTCCATCTTTACGACTGTTGCCCGTTTTCCGACGGATCAGCCGCAGTTGTGATTGCTTCGGAGGAAAAGGCGAGGAAACTCACGCAGGAACTCGTGGAAATCATGTCCAGCGAAAGGGCTGGAAGTGCCGCCACTTTGCAGGACAGGAATGACATCACCCATCTGGAAGGAGCGTCCAAAGCTGCAGAAAGGGCTTTTTCCAGGGCACATCTGCAACCAGCGGATGTTGATGTTGCTGAAGTCCACGATTGTTTCACGATAGCAGAAATTATTGCTACAGAGGATATCGGCTTCTTCAGGAAGGGCTGTGGAGGGAAGGCAGCAGAGGAGGGGGAAACGGCCATAGGAGGAAGAATAGCCGTTAATCCCTCCGGAGGGCTGAAGGCCAAAGGACATCCTGTCAGCGCAACAGGCGTTGCGCAGATACATGAGATTTACGAGCAGCTCACCGGGAAGGCCGGCCAGAGGCAGGTTAAAGGCGCAGAGATAGGACTTGCACACAATGTGGGGGCAACGGGCGGTTCCTGTTCCATACACATACTGGGAAGAAGAAGGTGAACGGCGTGCAGTCTATTTCTGATTTTGAGCAAAATATCAGAGCAGGAAGACTTGTTGGTTACGTTTGCGGGCAGTGCGGCCACAGAGGTCTGACCTTCACTCTTCTGTGCCCCCGATGCCATTCTGAAAAACTATCGCCTTTCACATTCAAGGGGAGCGGCACAGTACGGACATACACATTGCTCAGCGTGCCATCTGAAAAATTCGTGGAGGATGCACCGTATGCATATGTGGTTGTTGACCTTGATGAAGGTGGCAGCACATCCGGCTGGATGGCGGAGGTGCATTCACCTGCTGAAATAGCTGTGGGAGACAGAGTTGTTTTTGCACGAGATGGGAAAAAGGGGATCGCGTTCCAGAAAGAGAGCCATTAGCGGAAAAAGGCACAATTCAGGTCATTGAATCCGCACGGGAAATATGTCTTCTTCCGGGAGTTATTAATTAATTGTTGTCCATCTGGCCTACCGGGAGATGATAACAGTATGCTCAATGCAAAGAAAATAGGGGTCATCGGCGCAGGAACAATGGGCTCGGCGATAGCAGAGCTGTTTGCATTCAATGGGATGGAAGTAACACTGAAGGATGTAAACGACGGACTTGTTCGGAAAGGCATGAAAAATATCGACAGGATACTGTCTGATCTTGTTTCCTTTCAATCGGGGAGAGCATCGGGACAGATAAGGAAAATAGAGGAACTTGGTGTAAAACTCACCGAAGAGCAGAAAGGGTCCGTAAGGGCGTCACTCAAACCGTTGTATTCGGAAAAGGAAAAAAATGAAATTCTGGCAAGAATACACGGTTCAACGTCCTATGACGATCTCAGGGATGCCGATCTCGTAATTGAGGCTGCCTTTGAAGATATCGGTGTCAAGAAGAAGATATTCGGCGAAATGGAAAGTGTTGCGCCGGAAAGCGCAGTTCTGGCATCCAATACATCCTCCATATCAATTACAGCCATAGCTTCATCGACAAATACAAGGCACAGGGTTATCGGCATGCATTTCTTCAACCCGCCGTATACCCTGCCTCTTGTGGAAATAATCCCCGGAA comes from Candidatus Sysuiplasma jiujiangense and encodes:
- a CDS encoding OB-fold domain-containing protein; the encoded protein is MQSISDFEQNIRAGRLVGYVCGQCGHRGLTFTLLCPRCHSEKLSPFTFKGSGTVRTYTLLSVPSEKFVEDAPYAYVVVDLDEGGSTSGWMAEVHSPAEIAVGDRVVFARDGKKGIAFQKESH
- a CDS encoding 3-hydroxyacyl-CoA dehydrogenase family protein, yielding MLNAKKIGVIGAGTMGSAIAELFAFNGMEVTLKDVNDGLVRKGMKNIDRILSDLVSFQSGRASGQIRKIEELGVKLTEEQKGSVRASLKPLYSEKEKNEILARIHGSTSYDDLRDADLVIEAAFEDIGVKKKIFGEMESVAPESAVLASNTSSISITAIASSTNTRHRVIGMHFFNPPYTLPLVEIIPGIDTAEETAAKVVDLIRSMKNHRYQMVPIRVRESPGFLVNRLLVPMLNEACFLLEEGIASAGDIDTAMKKGAGLPMGPLELADMVGVDISYNVSKVLYDEFCDSKYRPSPLLKRMVDAGRLGRKTGKGFFDYSSQ
- a CDS encoding thiolase domain-containing protein, with the translated sequence MRKVFVVGSSMSKFGRMNETGRESLATVSLNAINDAGIEPTEIDSTFYSNAFGITEGQLHVGPLINSALGIPEVPSVTVESACSSSSAALHEAYVHVASGQDEVCLVAGGEKLSHLDTLSATTYFAMGSDFSFEASSGVTFPGLYASMAIAHMKKYGTTQNMLGAVAIKNHENAAKNPLAHFHKRITMENYLESPVVAYPFHLYDCCPFSDGSAAVVIASEEKARKLTQELVEIMSSERAGSAATLQDRNDITHLEGASKAAERAFSRAHLQPADVDVAEVHDCFTIAEIIATEDIGFFRKGCGGKAAEEGETAIGGRIAVNPSGGLKAKGHPVSATGVAQIHEIYEQLTGKAGQRQVKGAEIGLAHNVGATGGSCSIHILGRRR
- a CDS encoding DNA-3-methyladenine glycosylase 2, translating into MKSLSRTENSDSAEQHGSGKHISVNVLEPFNLKLTVECGQAFRWNRTGSYYYCVQGRRILKIRQRANELMVSMSPDTGYFGVLGAIGELFRFDDNIKTIMEEISRDDNIEAALRKYAGLRLMRQDPWECLASYICSINSNIPKIRGDVERLSSRYGDEVHYEGRTFWTFPTIDALANARESELRSMKLGFRSRYLADAAKKVRDEGIDLSSLRRMDYDRAFEILNEFNGVGPKVADCVLLFSMDKLEAFPVDRWVKRGVELLYFDGRTVPIRKVREWAMEHFGRFAGYAQEYLFYGSRLRKILADDRVSASESPPP